The proteins below are encoded in one region of Silene latifolia isolate original U9 population chromosome 2, ASM4854445v1, whole genome shotgun sequence:
- the LOC141628347 gene encoding membrane protein PM19L, producing MAAMGKNVAGPLLIFNLILYIIVIGFASWCMNKYINFSTRHPGLGGNGATPFFVLLSLLAGVIGVLSRLPGATHVRAWRNDSLAAAGSASLIAWALTALAMGFAIKEISIGGWRGWRLKALEAFIIILTIFEFIYVMVLHAGLFGSRYGPGYRDHDYGVGVPSSTDPKGTTTRI from the exons ATGGCGGCTATGGGAAAGAATGTGGCAGGTCCATTGTTGAtattcaacttgatattatatATAATTGTCATAGGGTTTGCTAGTTGGTGTATGAACAAGTACATCAACTTCTCTACTCGTCATCCTG GACTGGGAGGCAATGGAGCAACACCTTTCTTTGTGTTACTATCTTTGCTGGCTGGAGTAATTGGAGTTCTTTCAAGACTACCAGGAGCAACCCATGTCAGGGCGTGGCGTAACGACAGCCTTGCTGCTGCTGGATCCGCCTCTCTTATTGCTTGGGCTCTTACTGCTCTTGCCATGGG GTTTGCTATCAAAGAGATTAGCATAGGAGGATGGAGAGGGTGGAGGCTCAAGGCACTAGAAGCATTCATCATTATCCTGACCATATTCGAGTTTATCTACGTCATGGTCCTACATGCAGGTCTATTCGGAAGCAGGTATGGTCCGGGTTACCGAGACCACGACTATGGTGTGGGCGTTCCTAGTAGCACCGATCCCAAGGGTACCACCACCAGGATCTAA